A genome region from Methanococcoides burtonii DSM 6242 includes the following:
- a CDS encoding biotin--[acetyl-CoA-carboxylase] ligase, with translation MTDKKMDIIRALKRAGNNPISGEELGGILGISRTMVWKYMKALGEEGYVIRSSPGSGHVLVSAPDKLYPSEIMDGLDTSIIGGDIRYFDEVDSTNDVAKKMGSSSDEGTVVIAEMQDSGRGRKGGHWMSPRGGVWMSVILKPNVVPAYAPRFTLMAGVAVAKAIRGLGVEASLKWPNDVLIGDKKVCGILTEMDAECDQINFVIIGIGINVNVLIEELSEDLRSSSTSLSEIKGEELDRIAFVQALLRALEDEYIRSKTSGFDSILEEWRSLSSTIGRDVDVVTPQRIIRGKAVGITENGTLLVETAEGLEEIVAGSCIHG, from the coding sequence TTGACTGATAAGAAAATGGATATAATCAGAGCTTTGAAAAGGGCAGGGAATAATCCTATTTCCGGTGAAGAACTTGGGGGAATACTTGGCATTTCCAGGACGATGGTCTGGAAATACATGAAAGCACTAGGTGAGGAAGGCTATGTGATCAGATCCTCGCCTGGGTCCGGTCATGTTCTGGTGTCAGCACCCGACAAACTTTATCCATCAGAGATAATGGATGGTCTTGATACGAGTATTATCGGAGGGGATATTCGATATTTCGATGAGGTGGATTCAACCAACGATGTCGCAAAGAAAATGGGGTCATCATCGGATGAAGGTACTGTTGTAATTGCGGAAATGCAGGATAGCGGTCGTGGTCGAAAAGGTGGTCATTGGATGTCTCCAAGGGGTGGTGTCTGGATGTCTGTGATCCTTAAACCGAATGTAGTTCCGGCATATGCGCCACGTTTCACTCTCATGGCCGGAGTTGCAGTTGCAAAGGCAATTCGTGGTCTTGGTGTCGAAGCATCTCTTAAATGGCCAAATGATGTTTTGATCGGGGATAAGAAGGTTTGTGGTATTCTAACAGAAATGGATGCTGAATGCGATCAGATCAATTTTGTTATCATTGGTATAGGTATCAATGTCAATGTGCTCATCGAAGAACTTTCGGAAGATCTCAGGTCGAGTTCAACAAGTCTTAGTGAAATAAAAGGCGAAGAGCTGGACAGGATCGCTTTTGTTCAGGCATTGCTGAGGGCACTTGAAGATGAGTATATCCGATCTAAGACGTCAGGTTTCGATTCAATTCTTGAGGAGTGGAGATCTCTATCTTCAACGATAGGCAGGGATGTGGATGTGGTAACGCCTCAAAGGATCATAAGGGGAAAAGCAGTAGGTATCACTGAAAATGGTACTCTTCTTGTGGAGACTGCAGAAGGTCTGGAAGAGATCGTTGCCGGAAGTTGCATTCATGGGTAG